The following DNA comes from Bradyrhizobium sp. SK17.
TCGAGGAGCTGATGGCGCGGCTGCGCGCCGTGCTGCGCCGACCCGCCGGCGTGCAGTTCGAGATCATCAAGGCCGGCCGCATCGCGTTCGATTGCAGCCACCGCGAGGCCAGCATCGAGGGCCGCCCGTTCGAGCTGCCGCGGCGCGAGCTGTTGGTGCTGGAGACGCTGCTGCGCCGCATGGGGCGCACCGTGCTGCGCGCGACGCTCGAGGAAGCGGTCTACAATTTCGAGGACGAGATCCAGTCGAACGCGCTCGACGCTCACGTCTCGCGGCTCAGGCGCAAGCTCGCCGACGCGGGTGCCGGCGTCGAGATCCACAGTATCCGCGGCGTTGGCTATCTGCTGAAACAGACGTCATGAGCGAACAGGCCGATCACTATTGCCTGCGCTCCAAATTGAGCTGGCGACTGGTGGCGCTCCAGGCGCTGCTGCTCGCGATGCTGATCGTCTGCCTGATCAGCGCGCTGTGCGCCACCGGTTTCCTGATCGTTCCGCGCGACGAGGATCACGTCATCTCCATCGTGCAGAGCGCGATCGCGCGCGATGCGCAGGGCAATCTGGTGTTACGCCCGACCGCCGACCTCAAGCAGCTTCGCGACAACACGCCGGACCTCTGGTTCCTGGTGCGCGACCGGGGCGGTCACTCGCTGTCGGAAGGCGCGGTACCGCCCGAATTCGCCAGGATCGGCGATGCACTCGACCAGATCAGCCAGGCCAGACTCGGCTGGCAGATGTTCGAGGACGATCCGCGCAAGCCGCCGGCGCGGCTGAAGCGCGTCAATTCCGACGCCGGCCCGGTACAGGTGCTCACGGCCACGCAAGGGCCGACGTCGAGCCTCAAGACGGCACTCGCCACGACGCTGGCATTCCTTGCCATCGCCCTGCCCGGCCTGTTGCTGATGGCGTGCGCCACGTTCATCGCGACGCCGATGGTGGTGAAGCGCGCGTTCGCCGGCCTCGACACCGCGGCCGACCAGGCGCGCCGGATCGACTTCCGGCAGCGCGGCAGCCGGCTGTCGGCCGACCATTTGCCGCTCGAGGTCGCACCGCTGGTGACCGCCGTCAACGATGCGCTGACGCGGCTCGACGACGGCTATTCGCGCCACCAGCGTTTCGTCGCGGACGCCGCGCATGAATTGCGCACGCCGATCGCGATCCTCAACACCCGGCTGGAGTCGCTGCCGCCGGGCCCCGAAAAAAACCGACTGCTCGAGGATTCGGCGCGGCTGGCGACGCTCGCCGAGCAGTTGCTCGACATCCAGCGCTTCGACCAGTGCCGCAATCCGTTCGAGCGCGTCGATCTCGTCGCGGTCGCGCGCAATGTCGCCGCCGACCTCGCGCCGCTTGCGATCGCGGCCGGTTATGAATTGTCGCTCGAGACTGCAATCGATCGGATCGAGACGCAAGGCGATCGCGCCGCGCTGGAGCGCGCGCTGACCAATCTCGTGCAGAATGCGATCCAGCATGGCGGCCGGCGCGGCACCATCACGATCCATGTCGGCAGCGCCACGACCATCGACGTGTCAGACGAAGGCGACGGCATTCCGCAGGACCAACGCACGCGGATCTTCGATCCGTTCTACCGGCTCGCGCCGCTCGATCGCGGCGCCGGCCTCGGGTTGAACATGGTGCGCGAGATCGCAAGGCTGCATGGCGGTCACGTCTCCGTGCTCGACGGACCGAAAGGCGGCGCGTGCTTCCGGCTCACTTTGCCGCCAGCGCCGTTCGCGTCATGACGCGAGCAACATCGCGCAATGTTGGCGCAATGCAAGTGCCGCAAAGAAGATGGCGCGCCACGCAGATGAGTCGAGGCGCTGCGACACTTTGCTGGGAATCCCAATGGCACATGATCTCCTCTCTTTCTTCACGGCGTGGATGGCAGCCCCCGGCCGCGTCGGCGCCATCGCTCCGTCGGGCGCGGCGCTCGCCGAACTGATCACGCGCGACATCACCGCCGAGACCGGCCCGGTGCTCGAGCTCGGTCCGGGAACGGGCGCCTTCACCTATCAGCTGCTGAAGCGCGGCGTGCGCCAACAGGACCTCACGCTGATTGAATACGGTTCGGATTTCATGCGGCTGTTGCAGCTGCGCTTCCCCGGCGCGCGCGTGCTGTGGATGGATGCGGCGCGGCTGGCCTCAGAGCGGCTCTATGACGGCGCGCCGGTCGGCGCCGTGGTCAGCGGATTGCCGCTGCTCAACATGTCGCCGCGCAAGGTGATCTCGATCGTCAGCGGCGCGTTCAGCTATATGCGTCCCGGCGGCGCGTTCTACCAATTCACCTACGGCATGCGCTGTCCGGTACCGCGACCGATCCTCGACCGGCTCGGCCTGCGCGCCACGCTGGTCGATCGCGCGATCATGAACGTGCCGCCCGCCGCGGTCTACCGGCTGACGCGACGTCCGCAATACAAGCTAATGACACGGGACGTCACGCCCGCGGCGAATGCGGGTGTTTCGCCCTCCACGAGGGA
Coding sequences within:
- a CDS encoding response regulator transcription factor, giving the protein MRILLVEDEAEMAAALAQALKGYDMVVDHVPNLAEAEEAISADVHGAVLLDRQLPDGDGLSLIPKLRAKADGVPIIVLTARGDLADRVSGLDSGADDYLAKPFAVEELMARLRAVLRRPAGVQFEIIKAGRIAFDCSHREASIEGRPFELPRRELLVLETLLRRMGRTVLRATLEEAVYNFEDEIQSNALDAHVSRLRRKLADAGAGVEIHSIRGVGYLLKQTS
- a CDS encoding HAMP domain-containing sensor histidine kinase, translated to MSEQADHYCLRSKLSWRLVALQALLLAMLIVCLISALCATGFLIVPRDEDHVISIVQSAIARDAQGNLVLRPTADLKQLRDNTPDLWFLVRDRGGHSLSEGAVPPEFARIGDALDQISQARLGWQMFEDDPRKPPARLKRVNSDAGPVQVLTATQGPTSSLKTALATTLAFLAIALPGLLLMACATFIATPMVVKRAFAGLDTAADQARRIDFRQRGSRLSADHLPLEVAPLVTAVNDALTRLDDGYSRHQRFVADAAHELRTPIAILNTRLESLPPGPEKNRLLEDSARLATLAEQLLDIQRFDQCRNPFERVDLVAVARNVAADLAPLAIAAGYELSLETAIDRIETQGDRAALERALTNLVQNAIQHGGRRGTITIHVGSATTIDVSDEGDGIPQDQRTRIFDPFYRLAPLDRGAGLGLNMVREIARLHGGHVSVLDGPKGGACFRLTLPPAPFAS
- a CDS encoding class I SAM-dependent methyltransferase: MAHDLLSFFTAWMAAPGRVGAIAPSGAALAELITRDITAETGPVLELGPGTGAFTYQLLKRGVRQQDLTLIEYGSDFMRLLQLRFPGARVLWMDAARLASERLYDGAPVGAVVSGLPLLNMSPRKVISIVSGAFSYMRPGGAFYQFTYGMRCPVPRPILDRLGLRATLVDRAIMNVPPAAVYRLTRRPQYKLMTRDVTPAANAGVSPSTREREASIVPV